One window of the Shewanella maritima genome contains the following:
- a CDS encoding DapH/DapD/GlmU-related protein — MLRKNPTGHMPVVAETAFIDPTAIICGKVIIEENVFVGPYAVIRADEVNAQGDMEPIIIKRDTNIQDGVVIHSKAGAAVTIGERSSIAHRSIIHGPCEVCDDVFIGFNSVVFSTKIGKGCVIRHNSVVDGLDLPEQFHVPPMTNIGPDFDLNTISKVPPEYSAFSESVVSANHTLVEGYRRIANEL, encoded by the coding sequence ATGCTAAGAAAAAATCCAACTGGGCACATGCCTGTAGTTGCAGAAACCGCGTTTATTGATCCTACCGCCATTATTTGCGGCAAAGTCATCATTGAAGAAAACGTATTTGTTGGCCCTTATGCGGTTATCCGCGCTGATGAAGTGAACGCACAAGGCGACATGGAGCCAATTATTATCAAGCGCGACACCAATATCCAAGACGGTGTGGTTATTCACTCAAAAGCCGGCGCGGCGGTAACCATTGGCGAGCGAAGCTCTATTGCCCATCGTTCAATTATCCATGGCCCATGTGAAGTGTGCGACGATGTATTCATTGGTTTTAACTCCGTAGTGTTCTCTACCAAAATTGGTAAAGGCTGCGTTATTCGCCATAACAGTGTGGTTGATGGCTTAGACTTACCAGAGCAGTTCCACGTGCCGCCAATGACTAACATCGGCCCAGATTTTGACTTAAACACCATCTCTAAAGTACCACCAGAGTATTCAGCATTTTCTGAGTCTGTCGTTTCTGCAAACCATACCCTGGTTGAAGGTTACCGGAGAATTGCTAATGAGCTCTAA
- a CDS encoding MBL fold metallo-hydrolase produces MKYQIIPVTPFQQNCSVIWCKDTLQAAIVDPGGDIDRITTEVEKLGLTLVKILLTHGHIDHVGGAQALAEQQNIPIVGPHIDDSFWLENLPGQSKNFGFPEVGAFTPNQYLNDGDTVELGNQKLQVVHCPGHTPGHVVFYSASSKTAWVGDVLFRSSIGRTDFPQSNHQDLINSITKKLWPLGNETQFIPGHGPMSTFSEERQHNPFVADQLLG; encoded by the coding sequence ATGAAGTATCAAATCATACCGGTAACACCGTTTCAGCAAAATTGCAGTGTGATTTGGTGTAAAGACACCCTACAAGCGGCAATCGTCGACCCTGGTGGCGATATCGATCGCATTACCACAGAGGTTGAAAAGTTAGGCCTAACGCTAGTCAAAATTTTGCTTACTCATGGTCATATTGACCATGTTGGTGGTGCGCAAGCGCTTGCCGAGCAGCAAAATATCCCTATTGTAGGGCCGCATATCGACGACAGCTTTTGGCTAGAGAATTTGCCAGGCCAAAGTAAAAATTTTGGCTTCCCAGAAGTTGGCGCTTTTACTCCAAACCAATACTTGAATGACGGCGACACTGTTGAGTTAGGCAATCAAAAGCTGCAAGTGGTGCATTGCCCTGGCCACACGCCAGGTCACGTAGTGTTTTACTCAGCATCATCAAAAACTGCCTGGGTAGGCGATGTACTGTTTAGAAGCTCTATTGGGCGCACCGACTTCCCACAGTCGAATCATCAAGATTTAATTAATTCAATCACTAAAAAACTATGGCCATTGGGCAATGAAACCCAATTTATTCCTGGCCACGGCCCAATGTCGACATTCTCGGAAGAACGTCAACACAACCCGTTTGTGGCAGATCAGTTACTGGGCTAA
- a CDS encoding CobW family GTP-binding protein — MSSNPISQVPTNIITGSLGVGKTSTIMSLMKHKPEHERWAVLVNEFGEIGVDGSLFQGQHAEQQVFIREVPGGCMCCAAGLPMEIALNQLLSTAKPDRLLIEPTGLGHPKEVLEVLSSEHYRQVLSLQQTITLVDARKLAEPKYTEHDTFNQQIAIADVIVGNKQDLYRADEAEQLIAYVNQANPDTKVIFAEHGKLPLSALEGKTQGLSNSSHHHHHHHHGKPKPLACDLPMPESGVIKASNQGEGYNSVGWRFAPDKVFSRQSLVRLLVDLVVERMKAVFITDMGVFGYNLTPDGITEIELDECFESRIELISQANAAGKSTIDDGMESQLLACLVD, encoded by the coding sequence ATGAGCTCTAACCCTATCTCTCAGGTACCTACCAACATCATTACCGGCTCTCTTGGTGTGGGTAAAACCTCAACCATTATGAGCCTAATGAAGCACAAGCCAGAGCATGAACGCTGGGCAGTGTTGGTGAATGAGTTTGGCGAAATCGGTGTAGATGGCAGCTTGTTTCAAGGCCAGCATGCTGAGCAGCAAGTCTTTATCCGAGAAGTACCCGGCGGTTGTATGTGCTGCGCCGCAGGTTTGCCGATGGAGATCGCGTTAAATCAACTGCTCAGCACTGCTAAGCCAGACAGATTATTGATTGAGCCAACAGGCTTAGGTCACCCTAAAGAAGTGCTTGAGGTGTTGTCATCTGAGCATTACCGCCAGGTATTGTCGCTGCAACAAACCATCACTTTAGTTGATGCCCGTAAACTAGCTGAGCCTAAATACACTGAGCACGATACGTTTAATCAGCAAATCGCTATTGCTGATGTGATTGTTGGTAACAAGCAAGATCTGTATCGCGCTGATGAAGCCGAGCAACTCATTGCTTATGTCAATCAGGCTAACCCTGATACGAAAGTGATTTTTGCCGAGCATGGTAAATTGCCGCTAAGTGCGCTTGAGGGTAAAACTCAAGGCTTATCCAACAGTTCACATCATCATCATCACCATCATCACGGCAAACCTAAACCACTCGCGTGTGATCTGCCTATGCCAGAGAGCGGCGTGATTAAAGCAAGCAATCAAGGCGAAGGCTACAACAGTGTCGGCTGGCGTTTTGCGCCAGATAAAGTGTTCTCGCGTCAGTCATTGGTGCGCTTATTAGTTGATTTAGTGGTAGAGCGTATGAAGGCCGTATTTATCACCGACATGGGAGTATTTGGCTACAACTTAACGCCAGACGGTATTACCGAAATTGAGCTTGATGAATGCTTCGAGAGCCGTATTGAGTTGATTTCGCAAGCTAATGCAGCCGGCAAAAGTACCATTGACGATGGCATGGAATCTCAGTTGCTGGCATGTTTGGTTGATTAG
- a CDS encoding DNA topoisomerase III codes for MRLYIAEKPSLGRAIADVLPKPLKKAEGFITAANGDCVSWCIGHLLEQAEPDAYDDKYKSWRIEDLPIVPEKWQLKPKPKTRSQLTVLRKLVKQANELVNAGDPDREGQLLVDEVISHLGVKGDKLAKVQRLLVSDLNPSAVKRALGQLRSNREFVPLSTSALARSRADWLYGMNMTRAYTIQGKKVGYQGVLSVGRVQTPVLGLIVRRDEEITNFQPKPFYEVLAHLSDVNESEPSFSAKWQPSKACEPYMDEDGRVLAKGLAHNVAGRITGQQAKITKLECKTKKQNPPLLYSLSSLQIDAAKRFGLSAKAVLDTCQSLYEKHKLITYPRSDSRHLPKEQLALAPAVTQAICANAPQLTQGIDSPDLSLVSKAWNDSKVDAHHAIVPTEKKANLASLTRDEANLYQHIARQYLAQFYPAYVYDETQVEIAIQGGRFTTKAKVDKSLGWKQLFPASSSAVKNGTKDDAASGDGEELAKLPKLTRGQVLFCHQGEVVEKVTQPPKHFTDATLLSAMTGISRYVSDAEIKKTLKETDGLGTEATRAGIIELLFKRGFVVRSGKAIIATEVGKGLVHSLPESATLPDMTALWEQSLDAISQKQLRYDSFMQPLVNQVSHLVSQAAAHIPTALQGVKAPAKKSWARAQKQQEKVAKATVNLVLQMLKLHQKQQRQKSLLQSEQLRVNS; via the coding sequence ATGCGTCTATATATTGCCGAAAAACCAAGTCTTGGTCGCGCTATTGCCGATGTGCTACCTAAGCCACTTAAAAAAGCTGAGGGGTTTATTACCGCGGCTAACGGCGATTGCGTGTCATGGTGTATCGGTCACTTGCTTGAGCAAGCCGAGCCAGATGCCTATGACGACAAATACAAATCCTGGCGTATTGAAGATCTCCCCATAGTGCCTGAAAAATGGCAGCTCAAACCTAAGCCGAAAACCCGTAGCCAATTAACCGTACTGCGTAAGTTAGTCAAACAAGCCAATGAGCTGGTTAACGCTGGCGACCCAGATAGAGAAGGGCAGTTGCTGGTCGATGAGGTCATCTCCCATTTAGGCGTTAAGGGCGACAAGCTTGCCAAGGTGCAGCGCCTATTGGTGAGTGACTTAAACCCAAGCGCGGTAAAAAGGGCACTTGGGCAACTGCGCAGTAACCGTGAGTTTGTTCCACTATCAACATCAGCATTGGCTCGTAGCCGTGCCGACTGGCTATATGGTATGAACATGACCCGCGCCTATACCATTCAAGGTAAAAAGGTTGGCTATCAAGGCGTGTTGTCAGTTGGGCGTGTACAAACGCCAGTACTTGGCTTAATTGTCCGCCGCGATGAAGAAATCACAAACTTTCAACCTAAGCCGTTCTATGAGGTGTTAGCGCATTTATCTGACGTAAATGAGTCAGAACCTAGCTTTAGCGCCAAGTGGCAACCTAGCAAAGCTTGTGAACCCTACATGGACGAAGATGGCCGTGTGCTTGCTAAAGGGTTAGCGCACAACGTGGCAGGCAGAATTACCGGTCAACAAGCCAAAATCACTAAGCTTGAATGCAAAACCAAAAAGCAAAATCCACCGCTGCTTTACAGTTTATCGTCACTGCAAATCGACGCCGCTAAACGCTTTGGTTTAAGCGCCAAAGCTGTGCTTGATACCTGCCAAAGCCTGTATGAAAAACATAAACTTATCACGTACCCGCGCTCAGATAGTCGTCACTTACCTAAAGAGCAGTTAGCACTTGCTCCTGCTGTTACCCAGGCTATATGCGCCAATGCGCCGCAACTCACTCAAGGAATCGACAGTCCAGATTTATCTTTAGTCTCTAAAGCCTGGAACGACTCAAAAGTCGATGCGCACCACGCCATCGTCCCAACCGAGAAAAAGGCAAATTTAGCCTCGCTTACTCGCGATGAAGCGAACCTTTACCAACATATCGCTCGCCAGTATTTGGCGCAGTTTTATCCGGCTTACGTATATGACGAAACTCAAGTCGAAATAGCGATTCAAGGCGGCAGATTCACCACCAAAGCTAAAGTCGACAAATCACTCGGTTGGAAACAGCTATTCCCCGCAAGCAGCAGTGCAGTGAAAAACGGCACTAAGGATGATGCTGCCAGTGGGGATGGTGAAGAACTGGCCAAGCTGCCTAAACTCACTCGAGGTCAGGTGCTGTTTTGTCATCAAGGTGAAGTGGTAGAAAAAGTGACTCAGCCACCTAAGCACTTTACTGATGCAACCTTGCTTAGCGCAATGACCGGCATTAGCCGTTATGTCAGCGACGCAGAGATTAAAAAGACTTTAAAAGAAACCGATGGTTTGGGCACTGAAGCAACTCGGGCAGGAATTATCGAGCTGCTGTTTAAACGTGGCTTTGTTGTGCGCTCAGGCAAAGCGATTATAGCGACCGAGGTAGGCAAAGGTTTAGTTCACAGCTTGCCTGAGTCGGCTACCTTGCCTGATATGACAGCGCTGTGGGAGCAAAGCCTAGATGCCATAAGCCAAAAACAGTTACGCTACGACAGCTTTATGCAGCCATTGGTTAATCAAGTATCTCATCTTGTCTCTCAAGCAGCAGCCCATATTCCTACGGCATTACAAGGCGTTAAAGCGCCAGCTAAAAAATCTTGGGCAAGGGCGCAAAAACAGCAAGAAAAGGTCGCAAAAGCTACAGTAAATCTAGTGCTTCAAATGCTAAAGCTGCATCAAAAACAACAACGACAAAAAAGCCTGCTTCAAAGCGAGCAACTGCGCGTCAATAGCTAG